Proteins from a genomic interval of Streptomyces sp. NBC_01445:
- a CDS encoding protein kinase, producing the protein MEDYAGRVLADRYRLPLSPADAYEFASTRAFDTYSGQEVLVRQVPLPEVVEAEVLDAEGLPDGFVPRESRGRRERGDAARTTRRPTDPAVRRAIEAAQAAAQIPDHPRLDQVFDVFAEGGSLWIVSEVVSARPLAALLAEEPLSPYRAAEVASDVLTALRALHAHGWVHRNITARTVLVCDDGRIVLTGLAAGAAEEALCGYDPTPAPPAAPSEPQDPQSSAPASPYTPPAPFAPAPSRPAALESGSDPRAARAGAIAAYRAGARAAARGGVDTDGTPGPPQRGPGGESGGESGAGTHCGDAQSGRIDDPYGVRGSAERPWHGAIPRPGMEQAEPTALEGPDSAPESTRWDQLIPAQQTASTAGRGPATALAADRARQARMTVVGPVTERWAPEQAGPVHENWQLAAPIGPATDLWALGALLFRAVQGHAPYPEENTGELVQMVCAEPPAFAEECGPLRPVVESLLRQDPTERLDFEELRGWLRSLVRSAPEPEAGANVVVAPPFDATRLPVVRRRGELVRRRRWRSSAQAGAGPGHARHKRAKAQPQQAERHTRPELRPQSERERRPQSERGPSKPRSLGRTLLVLVLLGLAAAVAYAVLFMPKAEPSGGTPGDGGKDHAGATGGGRPAPEGGRSTPTPSAGESAGKNGGNSSSTPSATDPQTDSSEPEVAQGFTLRKDPEGFRVAVAKGWNRQGRNGQGQVLYTHGDFELVVVPGRDSTSAYGSDPMTYQREKERELQPFRDSTWATSSGMRRIDVGGRAMAEGQFTWQNSAGRETYVRNLAMIVGGRYHVVQLRGPEAERDEVTRLYEQASATYQSTG; encoded by the coding sequence GTGGAGGACTACGCGGGGCGAGTGCTCGCCGACCGCTACCGCCTGCCGCTGTCGCCCGCCGACGCGTACGAGTTCGCATCGACGCGGGCGTTCGACACCTACAGCGGCCAGGAGGTCCTGGTCAGACAGGTGCCGTTACCCGAGGTCGTCGAGGCCGAGGTGCTCGACGCCGAGGGGCTCCCGGACGGCTTCGTGCCGCGTGAGTCGCGTGGCCGGCGCGAGCGGGGGGACGCGGCGCGGACCACGCGCAGGCCGACGGATCCCGCGGTGCGCCGTGCCATCGAGGCCGCGCAGGCCGCCGCCCAGATCCCCGACCATCCGCGGCTCGACCAGGTCTTCGACGTGTTCGCCGAGGGCGGCTCGCTGTGGATCGTCAGTGAGGTCGTCTCCGCGCGGCCGCTCGCCGCGCTGCTCGCCGAGGAGCCGCTGTCCCCGTACCGGGCGGCCGAGGTCGCGTCCGACGTCCTCACCGCCCTGCGCGCGCTGCACGCCCACGGCTGGGTCCACCGGAACATCACCGCCCGCACGGTTCTCGTGTGCGACGACGGCCGGATCGTGCTCACCGGACTCGCGGCCGGCGCGGCGGAGGAGGCGTTGTGCGGCTATGACCCGACGCCGGCGCCGCCCGCGGCACCTTCGGAGCCGCAGGACCCGCAGTCTTCGGCTCCCGCGTCCCCCTACACGCCTCCCGCTCCCTTTGCCCCCGCGCCGTCCCGGCCCGCCGCCCTTGAGTCCGGGAGTGACCCGCGGGCCGCGCGCGCGGGGGCGATAGCCGCGTACCGGGCCGGTGCGCGGGCCGCCGCGCGCGGGGGTGTGGACACGGACGGGACGCCGGGGCCGCCGCAGCGCGGGCCGGGCGGGGAGTCCGGGGGCGAGTCCGGCGCCGGGACACACTGTGGCGACGCGCAGTCCGGCCGGATCGACGACCCCTACGGCGTACGCGGTTCCGCCGAGCGCCCCTGGCACGGGGCGATCCCGCGGCCCGGCATGGAGCAGGCCGAGCCCACCGCTCTTGAGGGGCCCGACTCCGCCCCGGAGAGCACGCGTTGGGACCAGCTCATCCCCGCGCAGCAGACGGCGTCGACGGCCGGTCGCGGGCCGGCCACCGCCCTCGCCGCCGACCGTGCGCGGCAGGCGCGGATGACCGTCGTCGGGCCCGTCACGGAGCGCTGGGCGCCCGAGCAGGCGGGGCCCGTCCACGAGAACTGGCAGCTGGCCGCCCCGATCGGCCCGGCCACCGACCTGTGGGCCCTCGGCGCCCTCCTCTTCCGGGCGGTCCAGGGGCATGCCCCGTACCCGGAGGAGAACACCGGTGAGCTGGTGCAGATGGTGTGCGCCGAGCCGCCCGCGTTCGCCGAGGAGTGCGGGCCGCTGCGGCCCGTCGTCGAGTCGCTGCTGCGTCAGGACCCCACGGAGCGGCTCGACTTCGAGGAGCTGCGGGGGTGGCTCAGGTCGCTGGTGCGGTCCGCGCCGGAGCCTGAGGCGGGCGCGAACGTCGTGGTCGCACCCCCGTTCGACGCCACGCGGCTGCCGGTCGTACGGCGCCGGGGCGAGCTCGTGCGCAGGCGCCGCTGGCGCTCCTCCGCCCAGGCCGGAGCTGGGCCCGGGCATGCGCGGCACAAGCGGGCCAAGGCGCAGCCGCAGCAGGCTGAGCGGCACACGAGGCCGGAGCTTCGCCCCCAGTCGGAGCGAGAGCGTCGCCCCCAGTCGGAGCGCGGTCCCAGCAAGCCCCGTTCGCTCGGCCGCACCCTGCTCGTTCTCGTACTGCTCGGCCTGGCCGCCGCGGTCGCGTATGCCGTGCTCTTCATGCCGAAGGCCGAGCCGAGCGGCGGCACGCCCGGCGATGGCGGCAAGGATCACGCGGGCGCCACCGGCGGGGGCCGGCCCGCGCCCGAGGGCGGCAGGTCCACGCCGACGCCGTCGGCGGGCGAATCCGCGGGCAAGAACGGCGGCAACAGCTCGTCGACCCCCTCCGCCACCGATCCGCAGACCGACTCGTCCGAGCCCGAGGTCGCGCAGGGCTTCACGCTGCGCAAGGACCCCGAAGGGTTCCGCGTCGCCGTCGCCAAGGGCTGGAACCGGCAGGGCAGGAACGGACAGGGTCAGGTCCTGTACACGCACGGCGACTTCGAGCTCGTCGTCGTCCCGGGCCGCGACAGCACCTCCGCGTACGGCAGCGACCCGATGACGTACCAGCGGGAGAAGGAGCGCGAGTTGCAGCCGTTCCGCGACTCGACGTGGGCGACGTCCTCCGGGATGCGCCGGATCGACGTGGGCGGTCGGGCCATGGCCGAGGGCCAGTTCACGTGGCAGAACTCGGCGGGTCGAGAGACGTACGTACGCAACCTCGCGATGATCGTGGGCGGCCGCTACCACGTGGTGCAACTGCGGGGCCCCGAAGCCGAACGCGACGAGGTGACGCGCCTGTACGAGCAGGCGTCGGCGACGTATCAGAGCACTGGTTGA
- a CDS encoding serine/threonine-protein kinase: MSEAEQAGTARQDKSARLLAGRYRLGEVLGRGGMGTVWRAKDETLGRTVAVKELRFPSSIDDEEKRRLITRTLREAKAIARIRNNSAVTVYDVVDEDDRPWIVMELVEGKSLAEQIREDGLLEPRRAAEVGLAILDVLRAAHREGILHRDVKPSNVLIAEDGRVVLTDFGIAQVEGDPSITSTGMLVGAPSYISPERARGHKPGPAADLWSLGGLLYASVEGVPPYDKGSAIATLTAVMTEPVDPPKNAGPLEKVIYGLLAKDPEQRLDDAGARALLNDVLHAPEPKDEEPEPVDATKVVPLPPIPEQTSRAPKASKTPKVRFGKGSSGAGAAAGASAAATSGSAEAGSGSASGVAVGDGAGKRGEEAAEKLRGALRTVRKAAAAATAATAAAAAGKGGGEASGATAEASAHPAVGQGGSGIPAQPAGPPRTPATRASLTDVVPRRTLVIVAVLVALAVIGTVIGIAFSGGDDGSAAKGGDKAASAGATGGSGGSGSGSGSKDKGSGSGSGAAQDGGKGSDKGKGSGSDTGKDGDAGQGASPESTSGGGGVPGAGGAASTYKHDQGFSIGLPKGWKYTSTSAAGARFTGPDGQKLLVGWTTTPKSNPVQDWRNQEQYMRRAQYDRIRIAAVDFRDWNTADWEFTYVDGGTKYRSVDRGFVVNSGLGYGLMYTAKAADWDGAQRKAAWETFTKTFEPKS, encoded by the coding sequence ATGTCGGAGGCGGAGCAGGCGGGCACAGCTCGTCAGGACAAGAGTGCACGTCTCCTCGCCGGGCGCTACCGGCTGGGAGAAGTCCTCGGCCGCGGCGGCATGGGCACCGTGTGGCGGGCGAAGGACGAGACGCTCGGCCGGACGGTCGCCGTCAAGGAGCTGCGGTTCCCGTCGAGCATCGACGACGAGGAGAAGCGTCGCCTGATCACGCGTACGTTGCGTGAGGCGAAGGCGATCGCGCGGATCCGGAACAACAGCGCGGTGACGGTCTACGACGTGGTCGACGAGGACGACCGGCCGTGGATCGTGATGGAACTCGTCGAGGGCAAGTCCCTCGCGGAGCAGATCCGCGAGGACGGTCTGCTGGAGCCGCGGCGCGCCGCCGAGGTCGGTCTCGCGATCCTCGACGTGCTGCGCGCCGCGCACCGCGAGGGCATCCTGCACCGCGACGTGAAGCCGTCGAACGTGCTGATCGCCGAGGACGGGCGCGTCGTCCTCACGGACTTCGGCATCGCCCAGGTCGAGGGCGACCCCTCGATCACGTCCACCGGCATGCTCGTCGGCGCGCCCTCGTACATCTCGCCGGAGCGGGCACGCGGGCACAAGCCCGGTCCCGCAGCCGACCTTTGGTCGCTCGGCGGACTGCTGTACGCGTCGGTGGAGGGCGTTCCTCCGTACGACAAGGGGTCTGCCATCGCGACCCTGACTGCCGTCATGACCGAGCCGGTCGACCCGCCCAAGAACGCCGGGCCACTGGAGAAGGTCATCTACGGGCTGCTCGCCAAGGACCCGGAGCAGCGGCTCGACGACGCCGGGGCGCGGGCGCTCCTCAACGACGTCCTGCACGCCCCCGAGCCCAAGGACGAGGAGCCCGAGCCGGTCGACGCGACCAAGGTCGTGCCGCTGCCGCCCATTCCCGAGCAGACGTCCAGGGCGCCGAAGGCGTCGAAGACGCCCAAGGTGCGCTTCGGTAAGGGGAGTTCGGGGGCAGGGGCTGCTGCGGGCGCCAGTGCTGCCGCCACTTCTGGTTCCGCGGAGGCCGGATCCGGATCCGCTTCCGGTGTCGCCGTGGGCGATGGCGCGGGCAAGAGGGGCGAAGAGGCCGCCGAGAAGCTGCGCGGTGCGCTGCGGACGGTGCGGAAGGCCGCTGCTGCGGCCACCGCCGCGACGGCGGCCGCAGCGGCAGGCAAGGGTGGCGGAGAAGCGTCCGGCGCTACGGCGGAGGCCTCCGCGCATCCCGCGGTCGGGCAGGGCGGTTCGGGTATCCCGGCGCAGCCCGCCGGGCCGCCGCGTACGCCCGCGACCAGGGCCTCGCTCACGGACGTGGTTCCGCGGCGCACCCTCGTGATCGTGGCGGTGCTCGTCGCGCTCGCCGTGATCGGCACCGTCATCGGCATCGCGTTCAGCGGTGGCGACGACGGCAGTGCCGCCAAGGGCGGCGACAAGGCCGCGTCCGCGGGAGCGACCGGAGGCAGCGGCGGTAGCGGTAGCGGTAGCGGTAGCAAGGACAAGGGCAGCGGCTCCGGCAGCGGCGCGGCGCAGGACGGCGGCAAGGGCTCCGACAAGGGCAAGGGCTCCGGCTCGGACACCGGCAAGGACGGCGACGCCGGCCAGGGGGCGTCGCCCGAGAGCACCAGCGGCGGCGGCGGGGTCCCCGGCGCCGGCGGCGCCGCCTCGACGTACAAGCACGACCAGGGCTTCTCCATCGGGCTCCCGAAGGGCTGGAAGTACACCTCGACGAGCGCGGCGGGGGCCCGCTTCACGGGTCCCGACGGGCAGAAGCTGCTCGTCGGCTGGACGACGACGCCCAAGTCGAACCCGGTCCAGGACTGGCGCAACCAGGAGCAGTACATGCGCCGCGCCCAGTACGACCGGATACGCATCGCGGCCGTCGACTTCCGCGACTGGAACACGGCGGACTGGGAGTTCACTTACGTCGACGGGGGCACCAAGTACCGCTCCGTAGACCGCGGTTTCGTGGTCAACAGCGGTCTCGGCTACGGCCTGATGTACACGGCCAAGGCCGCTGACTGGGACGGTGCGCAGCGCAAGGCCGCCTGGGAGACGTTCACCAAGACGTTCGAGCCGAAGTCCTGA
- a CDS encoding serine hydrolase domain-containing protein, protein MPVLRTLLAIPLAAALFCMFPGSSTTLAAPATDATLPLLVTEGKAPAAALLAREGRTTRFVRTGPTIRRTDHFRAGSITKSFIATVVLQLAAEHRLRLSDTVDDHLPGLLRDHAVSLHSLLTHTSGLPDFTARTHGKIPVSPGTAVRLAEADPPKPRGHWSYSNTNYVLLGMVIGQVTGHSYATEARRRIIEPLHLTGTSFPGTHTGLPTPHGRAYDAKGRDVTILNPRVAGAAGELISTLTDLNRFYTALLKGVLLPPRQLGTMLNTRTAQGRYGMGLYPTKLPCGLTVWGHNGRIEGSYVRTAATKTASRVITFRTDTATVTNTPQLERRLLTAEFCEPDT, encoded by the coding sequence ATGCCCGTACTTCGGACACTGCTGGCGATACCCCTGGCAGCAGCCCTGTTCTGTATGTTTCCGGGCAGTTCCACGACACTCGCGGCCCCGGCCACGGACGCCACTCTTCCGTTGCTGGTCACGGAGGGCAAGGCCCCCGCCGCGGCGCTGCTCGCCCGCGAGGGCAGGACGACACGCTTCGTACGCACCGGCCCCACGATCCGCCGCACCGACCACTTCCGGGCCGGGAGCATCACGAAGTCGTTCATCGCAACGGTCGTGCTGCAACTCGCCGCCGAACACCGCCTGCGCCTCTCGGACACGGTTGACGATCACCTCCCGGGTCTCCTACGTGACCACGCCGTCTCCCTCCACTCGCTTCTCACCCACACCAGTGGCCTGCCCGACTTCACGGCGCGCACGCACGGCAAAATCCCGGTATCCCCCGGAACCGCCGTACGCCTGGCCGAGGCCGACCCGCCGAAGCCCCGCGGCCACTGGTCGTACTCGAACACGAACTACGTCCTGCTCGGCATGGTCATCGGCCAGGTCACGGGCCACTCGTACGCGACCGAGGCCCGCCGCCGCATCATCGAACCGCTCCACCTCACCGGTACGTCGTTCCCCGGCACTCACACCGGCCTACCCACCCCGCACGGCCGCGCGTACGACGCGAAGGGCCGCGACGTAACCATCCTGAACCCACGCGTGGCCGGCGCCGCAGGCGAACTGATCTCCACCCTCACGGACCTGAACCGCTTCTACACGGCCCTCCTGAAGGGCGTCCTCCTCCCGCCACGCCAACTCGGCACGATGCTCAACACCCGCACCGCGCAAGGCCGCTACGGCATGGGCCTCTACCCGACGAAACTCCCCTGCGGACTGACGGTCTGGGGCCACAACGGCCGAATCGAAGGCAGTTACGTCCGCACAGCGGCAACGAAAACGGCGTCGAGAGTCATCACGTTCCGCACCGACACAGCCACGGTGACGAACACCCCCCAACTGGAACGCCGCCTATTGACGGCAGAGTTCTGCGAACCCGACACCTAA
- a CDS encoding glycerol-3-phosphate dehydrogenase/oxidase: MRTATLGPAERAEALAGMAERELDILVVGAGVVGAGTALDAATRGLSTGLVEARDWASGTSSRSSKLIHGGLRYLEMLDFALVREALKERGLLLERLAPHLVKPVPFLYPLQHKGWERLYAGSGVAMYDAMSMARGHGRGLPMHRHLSRRHALRVAPALKKDALVGALQYYDAQMDDARYVATLVRTAAMYGAKVANRARVTGFLREGERVVGARVEDVEGGGEYEIRARQIVNATGVWTDDTQAMVGERGQFHVRASKGIHLVVPKDRINSTTGLILRTEKSVLFVIPWGRHWIVGTTDTEWDLDKAHPAASSADIDYLLEHVNSVLAVPLTRDDVQGVYAGLRPLLAGESDATSKLSREHTVAHPVPGLVVVAGGKYTTYRVMAKDAVDEAVHGLDQRVADCVTEDVPLVGAEGYHALWNARARIAARTGLHVVRVEHLLNRYGSLAEELLDLVAADPGLGAPLTGADDYLRAEVVYAASHEGARHLDDVLTRRTRISIETFDRGTRCAREVAELMAPVLGWDKDQIEREVEHYEKRVQAERESQRQPDDLSADAARLGAPDIVPL; encoded by the coding sequence GTGAGGACAGCGACACTGGGACCGGCGGAGCGTGCCGAGGCGCTCGCGGGAATGGCCGAGCGGGAGCTGGACATCCTGGTCGTGGGCGCGGGGGTGGTCGGCGCGGGAACCGCGCTCGACGCCGCGACCCGCGGTCTGTCCACCGGCCTGGTCGAGGCGCGGGACTGGGCCTCCGGCACATCGAGCCGGTCGAGCAAGCTGATCCACGGCGGGCTCCGGTATCTCGAGATGCTCGACTTCGCGCTCGTGCGCGAGGCGCTGAAGGAGCGCGGGCTGCTCCTTGAGCGGCTCGCCCCGCACCTCGTGAAGCCGGTCCCGTTCCTGTATCCCCTCCAGCACAAGGGCTGGGAGCGGCTGTACGCGGGCTCGGGCGTCGCCATGTACGACGCGATGTCGATGGCGCGCGGGCACGGGCGCGGACTGCCCATGCACCGCCATCTGAGCCGGCGTCACGCACTGCGGGTCGCGCCCGCGCTCAAGAAGGACGCGCTCGTGGGTGCGTTGCAGTACTACGACGCGCAGATGGACGACGCGCGGTACGTGGCGACGCTGGTGCGGACCGCCGCGATGTACGGGGCGAAGGTCGCCAACAGGGCGCGTGTGACGGGGTTTCTGCGCGAGGGCGAGCGCGTCGTCGGCGCCCGCGTCGAGGACGTGGAGGGCGGTGGGGAGTACGAGATCCGCGCCCGCCAGATCGTGAACGCGACGGGCGTGTGGACGGACGACACGCAGGCGATGGTGGGCGAGCGGGGCCAGTTCCACGTGCGCGCGTCCAAGGGCATTCACCTCGTCGTGCCCAAGGACCGGATCAACTCGACGACCGGGCTCATCCTGCGTACTGAGAAGAGCGTCCTGTTCGTGATCCCGTGGGGGCGCCACTGGATCGTGGGCACCACGGACACGGAATGGGACCTCGACAAGGCGCACCCCGCGGCCTCCAGCGCCGACATCGACTATCTGCTCGAGCATGTGAACTCGGTGCTCGCGGTGCCCCTCACGCGCGACGACGTCCAGGGGGTCTACGCGGGCCTGCGGCCCCTGCTCGCCGGTGAGTCCGACGCCACGAGCAAGCTCTCGCGCGAGCACACGGTGGCGCACCCCGTGCCGGGGCTCGTCGTCGTGGCGGGCGGCAAGTACACGACGTACCGGGTCATGGCCAAGGACGCCGTCGACGAGGCGGTGCACGGGCTCGACCAGCGCGTTGCCGACTGCGTCACCGAGGACGTTCCGCTGGTCGGCGCCGAGGGCTACCACGCGCTGTGGAACGCGCGGGCGAGGATCGCCGCGCGGACCGGGCTCCATGTGGTGCGGGTGGAGCATCTGCTCAACCGGTACGGGTCGTTGGCGGAGGAGCTGCTCGACCTGGTGGCTGCCGACCCCGGGCTCGGCGCGCCCCTCACCGGCGCCGACGACTATCTGCGGGCCGAGGTCGTCTACGCCGCCTCGCACGAGGGGGCGCGGCATCTCGACGATGTGCTGACGAGGCGCACGCGGATCTCGATCGAGACGTTCGACCGGGGGACGCGGTGTGCGCGTGAAGTGGCGGAGCTGATGGCTCCGGTGCTCGGCTGGGACAAGGACCAGATCGAGCGTGAGGTGGAGCATTACGAGAAGCGGGTGCAGGCTGAGCGGGAGTCTCAGCGTCAACCTGATGACCTCTCGGCCGATGCGGCGCGATTGGGGGCGCCGGATATTGTGCCGCTGTGA
- a CDS encoding nucleotide sugar dehydrogenase: MPADLAVIGLGHLGLPLAQAAVATGIATIGYDPARATDLAAGRLPGDGAEGTLTAADIRRMLSGGFRPTADPVELGRVRTAVICAPAPLGADRSLDLAQLTDATRALAARLRPHTTVIIETPVAPGTTEGVLRPLLEDGSGLRAGRDFHLAYSPGRLDPGSRTHAYATTPKVIGGLTPACTESAAAFYGRLSDKVVRARGPREAETVQLLETNYRHVNIALVNEMAVLCHDLGVDLWDVIRCAETKPFGFQAFRPGPGVGGHGVPQDLSRPPLPVRPLRMVELAQQVNHHMPQYVIQRAATLLNEHGKSARGARVLLLGVTYKPDVADLEGTPAHEIATRLMQLGAAVSYHDPHIPSWNVLGHPVPRADSLYEAAADADLTILLQQHRTYDLQGLSVKAQLLLDTRGATPTGAAHRL; the protein is encoded by the coding sequence ATGCCCGCAGATCTCGCCGTCATCGGACTCGGTCACCTCGGCCTGCCCCTCGCCCAGGCCGCCGTCGCCACCGGCATCGCGACCATCGGCTACGACCCCGCACGCGCCACCGACCTCGCGGCCGGCCGCCTCCCCGGCGACGGCGCCGAGGGAACCCTGACCGCCGCCGACATCCGCCGGATGCTCTCGGGGGGCTTCCGGCCGACCGCCGACCCCGTCGAACTCGGCCGCGTCCGCACCGCCGTCATCTGCGCCCCCGCGCCACTCGGCGCGGACCGCTCCCTCGACCTCGCGCAGCTCACCGACGCCACGCGCGCCCTCGCCGCCCGCCTGCGCCCCCACACCACGGTGATCATCGAGACCCCGGTCGCCCCCGGCACCACCGAAGGCGTCCTGCGCCCCCTCCTGGAGGACGGCTCGGGGCTGCGCGCCGGCCGCGACTTCCACCTCGCCTACTCCCCCGGCCGCCTCGACCCCGGCAGCCGCACGCACGCGTACGCCACGACCCCCAAGGTCATCGGCGGCCTCACCCCCGCCTGCACCGAGTCCGCCGCCGCCTTCTACGGCCGCCTCTCCGACAAGGTCGTACGCGCGCGTGGCCCACGCGAGGCCGAGACCGTCCAGCTCCTGGAGACCAACTACCGCCACGTCAACATCGCCCTGGTCAACGAGATGGCCGTCCTCTGCCACGACCTGGGCGTCGACCTGTGGGACGTCATCCGCTGCGCCGAGACCAAGCCCTTCGGCTTCCAGGCGTTCCGCCCCGGCCCCGGCGTCGGCGGCCACGGAGTGCCCCAGGACCTCTCACGCCCGCCCCTCCCGGTCCGCCCCCTGCGCATGGTGGAACTGGCCCAGCAGGTCAACCACCACATGCCGCAGTACGTGATCCAGCGCGCCGCCACCCTCCTCAACGAACACGGCAAATCGGCCCGCGGCGCCCGCGTCCTGCTCCTCGGCGTCACGTACAAGCCCGACGTCGCCGACCTGGAGGGCACCCCCGCCCATGAGATCGCCACCCGGCTGATGCAACTGGGCGCGGCGGTCAGCTACCACGACCCGCACATCCCGTCGTGGAACGTCCTCGGCCACCCCGTCCCCCGCGCGGACTCCCTCTACGAGGCAGCCGCCGACGCCGACCTGACGATCCTGCTTCAGCAGCACCGCACGTACGACCTCCAGGGCCTGTCCGTGAAGGCCCAGCTCCTCCTGGACACCAGGGGCGCCACCCCGACAGGCGCGGCCCACCGCCTGTAG
- a CDS encoding GuaB3 family IMP dehydrogenase-related protein, translated as MTEIEIGRGKRGRRAYAFDDIAVVPSRRTRDPKEVSIAWQIDAYRFELPFLAAPMDSVVSPATAIRIGELGGLGVLNLEGLWTRYEDPQPLLDEIGELDTESATRRLQEIYEAPIKEELIGQRIKEVRDSGVVTAAALSPQRTAQFSKAVVDAGVDIFVIRGTTVSAEHVSGAAEPLNLKQFIYELDVPVIVGGCATYTAALHLMRTGAAGVLVGFGGGAAHTTRNVLGIQVPMATAVADVAAARRDYMDESGGRYVHVIADGGVGWSGDLPKAIACGADAVMMGSPLARATDAPGKGHHWGMEAVHEDVPRGKKVDLGTVGTTEEVLTGPSHTPDGSMNFFGALKRAMATTGYSELKEFQRVEVTVADSQHRR; from the coding sequence GTGACTGAGATCGAGATCGGGCGCGGCAAGCGCGGCCGCCGGGCGTACGCCTTCGACGACATCGCCGTCGTACCGAGCCGCCGTACGCGCGACCCGAAGGAGGTCTCGATCGCCTGGCAGATCGACGCCTACCGCTTTGAGCTGCCGTTCCTGGCCGCTCCCATGGACTCGGTCGTGTCGCCGGCCACCGCCATCCGGATCGGGGAGCTCGGTGGCCTCGGCGTGCTGAACCTCGAGGGCCTGTGGACCCGCTACGAGGACCCGCAGCCGCTCCTCGACGAGATCGGCGAGCTGGACACGGAGAGCGCCACACGCCGCCTCCAGGAGATCTACGAGGCTCCCATCAAGGAGGAGCTGATCGGGCAGCGCATCAAGGAGGTGCGCGACTCCGGTGTCGTCACCGCCGCCGCGCTGTCGCCGCAGCGCACCGCCCAGTTCTCCAAGGCGGTCGTGGACGCGGGCGTCGACATCTTCGTGATCCGGGGGACCACCGTGTCCGCCGAGCACGTTTCCGGTGCCGCCGAGCCGCTGAACCTGAAGCAGTTCATCTACGAGCTCGACGTGCCGGTCATCGTGGGCGGCTGCGCCACGTACACGGCCGCGCTGCACCTGATGCGCACCGGCGCGGCCGGTGTGCTCGTCGGCTTCGGTGGCGGCGCCGCGCACACCACGCGCAACGTGCTGGGCATCCAGGTGCCGATGGCGACCGCCGTGGCCGATGTGGCCGCCGCCCGCCGTGACTACATGGACGAGTCCGGCGGCCGGTACGTGCACGTGATCGCCGACGGTGGCGTGGGCTGGTCCGGCGACCTGCCGAAGGCCATCGCCTGCGGCGCCGACGCCGTGATGATGGGCTCCCCGCTGGCGCGCGCCACGGACGCGCCCGGCAAGGGCCACCACTGGGGCATGGAGGCCGTCCACGAGGACGTGCCGCGCGGCAAGAAGGTCGACCTCGGGACCGTCGGTACGACGGAGGAGGTCCTCACCGGGCCTTCGCACACCCCGGACGGTTCGATGAACTTCTTCGGCGCCCTCAAGCGCGCCATGGCGACGACCGGCTACAGCGAGCTCAAGGAGTTCCAGCGGGTCGAGGTCACGGTGGCGGACTCGCAGCACCGCCGCTGA